The Leucobacter rhizosphaerae genome includes a region encoding these proteins:
- a CDS encoding aldehyde dehydrogenase, with product MTHEKPAGLPDKIQLFIDGAFVDAQDGAEFDVIEPVSNEVYITAASAGKADVDLAVAAAKRAFDEGPWPKMLPRERSRILHKVADIVESRDEQLALIESWDSGLPITQAKGQARRAAENFRFFADLIVAEHDNVTKVPGRQINYVNRKPKGVAGLITPWNVPFMQESWKLAPAIATGNTVVLKPASYTPLSAALWPEIFREAGVPDGVFNLILGSGGVAGDALVKHPDVPLISFTGDSSTGAMISTNAAPFLKGLSLELGGKSPSVVFADADLEEALDATVFSVFSLNGERCTAGSRVLVERSIYDDFVQRYAERAKNIVIGLPSDPATEVGALVHPSHFEKVMSYVEIGKGEGRLVAGGGRPEGFPEGNYVAPTVFADVAPDARIFQEEIFGPVVAITPFDTDEEALALANDTKYGLAAYVWTSNLKRAHNFAHGIESGMVWLNSNNVRDLRTPFGGVKASGLGREGGYRSVDFYTTAQSIQITLNEAHSPRFGAGTQ from the coding sequence ATGACGCACGAGAAGCCTGCCGGCCTGCCCGACAAGATCCAGCTCTTCATCGACGGCGCGTTCGTCGACGCCCAGGACGGCGCCGAGTTCGACGTCATCGAGCCCGTTTCGAACGAGGTCTACATCACGGCCGCCTCGGCCGGCAAGGCCGACGTCGACCTCGCCGTCGCCGCCGCGAAGCGCGCCTTCGACGAGGGCCCCTGGCCGAAGATGCTCCCGCGCGAACGCTCACGGATCCTGCACAAGGTCGCCGACATCGTCGAGTCCCGCGATGAGCAGCTCGCACTGATCGAGAGCTGGGACTCGGGCCTGCCGATCACCCAGGCCAAGGGCCAGGCGCGCCGCGCGGCCGAGAACTTCCGCTTCTTCGCCGATCTCATCGTCGCCGAGCACGACAACGTCACGAAGGTGCCGGGTCGTCAGATCAACTACGTGAACCGCAAGCCCAAGGGCGTCGCCGGCCTCATCACACCGTGGAACGTGCCGTTCATGCAGGAGTCCTGGAAGCTCGCCCCGGCGATCGCGACCGGCAACACCGTCGTGCTGAAGCCCGCGAGCTACACCCCGCTCTCGGCGGCCCTGTGGCCCGAGATCTTCCGCGAGGCCGGCGTGCCCGACGGCGTCTTCAACCTGATCCTCGGCTCCGGCGGCGTCGCGGGTGACGCGCTCGTGAAGCACCCGGACGTGCCGCTCATCTCGTTCACCGGCGACAGCTCGACCGGCGCGATGATCTCGACGAACGCCGCCCCCTTCCTCAAGGGCCTGTCGCTCGAGCTCGGCGGCAAGAGCCCATCGGTCGTCTTCGCCGATGCCGACCTCGAGGAGGCGCTCGACGCCACCGTGTTCAGCGTCTTCAGCCTGAACGGTGAGCGCTGCACCGCGGGCAGCCGCGTGCTCGTCGAGCGGTCGATCTACGACGACTTCGTGCAGCGGTACGCCGAGCGCGCGAAGAACATCGTGATCGGACTCCCCTCCGATCCCGCGACCGAGGTCGGCGCGCTCGTGCACCCGAGCCACTTCGAGAAGGTCATGAGCTACGTCGAGATCGGCAAGGGCGAGGGACGCCTGGTCGCCGGCGGCGGCCGCCCCGAGGGCTTCCCCGAGGGCAACTACGTCGCCCCGACCGTGTTCGCCGATGTCGCCCCCGATGCGCGGATCTTCCAGGAGGAGATCTTCGGACCGGTCGTCGCGATCACCCCGTTCGACACGGACGAGGAGGCGCTCGCGCTCGCGAACGACACGAAGTACGGCCTCGCCGCCTACGTCTGGACCTCGAACCTCAAGCGCGCGCACAACTTCGCGCACGGCATCGAGTCGGGCATGGTCTGGCTGAACTCGAACAACGTCCGGGATCTGCGCACGCCGTTCGGCGGCGTCAAGGCCTCCGGCCTCGGGCGCGAGGGCGGCTACCGCTCCGTCGACTTCTACACGACCGCGCAGTCGATCCAGATCACGCTCAACGAAGCCCACAGCCCCCGCTTCGGCGCCGGCACCCAGTAA
- a CDS encoding APC family permease, with protein MAEDSHTQLARNQLGVSSIVFLVLAAVAPVTVGIVVLPLAISHGNGGGTPLAVIIVALALLLFAIGYAQMTKEFTNAGGFYAIVVKGLGRTAGLITGLIATIGYNVFVAGALGTIGFFTGAVALPMVFGFELNWFLCGFVLFTVVLLLARSGIHLSAVVLGVALVLEIILLVAFAFSVLVQTGFSIEAFTLAFSPEILVGGSVWIGLLLVATAFIGFEATALFGEEAKEPRKTIPRATYVAIIVIGVLHAFAAWAIVSALGVPEAQAEGLAHQEAGDLTLVLIDTYLGPFMGIVAVILLVVSLFAAQLAFHNSAARYLFALGRAGVLPRWLAQTNAKGAPQRGLIVNYLFGIIVAAIFAFFIDTDLPPVLTLVPVGLGFGTLAVMIVQAIAALAVVVYFRRTRDPRWMTTFLAPGIGFLALLTFSIMALVNFDLVAGSDAVYVMVLPWVLVVAIVGGLIFAAYLRAKRPKDYAALEQDLENFTELPD; from the coding sequence ATGGCTGAAGATTCGCACACCCAACTCGCGCGCAACCAGCTCGGCGTCTCGTCGATCGTCTTCCTGGTGCTCGCCGCGGTCGCCCCCGTCACGGTGGGCATCGTCGTGCTGCCGCTCGCGATCTCGCACGGCAACGGCGGCGGCACCCCGCTCGCGGTCATCATCGTCGCGCTCGCGCTGCTCCTGTTCGCGATCGGCTACGCGCAGATGACGAAGGAGTTCACGAACGCCGGCGGCTTCTACGCGATCGTGGTGAAGGGCCTGGGCCGGACCGCCGGCCTGATCACGGGCCTCATCGCGACGATCGGCTACAACGTGTTCGTCGCCGGTGCGCTCGGCACCATCGGCTTCTTCACCGGCGCAGTGGCGCTGCCCATGGTGTTCGGCTTCGAGCTCAACTGGTTCCTCTGCGGCTTCGTGCTGTTCACCGTCGTGCTGCTCCTCGCCCGATCCGGGATCCACCTGAGCGCGGTGGTGCTCGGCGTCGCGCTGGTGCTGGAGATCATCCTTCTCGTCGCCTTCGCCTTCTCCGTGCTCGTGCAGACCGGCTTCAGTATCGAGGCGTTCACGCTCGCGTTCAGCCCGGAGATCCTCGTCGGCGGATCAGTGTGGATCGGACTCCTCCTGGTCGCGACGGCGTTCATCGGCTTCGAGGCGACCGCGCTCTTCGGCGAGGAGGCGAAGGAGCCCCGCAAGACCATCCCGCGCGCCACCTACGTCGCCATCATCGTCATCGGGGTGCTGCACGCGTTCGCTGCGTGGGCGATCGTGAGCGCGCTCGGCGTCCCCGAGGCGCAGGCCGAGGGGCTGGCGCACCAGGAAGCCGGCGACCTCACGCTGGTCCTCATCGACACCTACCTCGGCCCGTTCATGGGCATCGTCGCGGTGATCCTGCTCGTGGTCAGCCTGTTCGCGGCCCAGCTCGCCTTCCACAACTCGGCCGCACGCTATCTCTTCGCACTCGGCCGCGCCGGAGTGCTGCCGCGCTGGCTGGCGCAGACCAACGCGAAGGGCGCTCCGCAGCGCGGCCTCATCGTGAACTACCTCTTCGGGATCATCGTCGCCGCGATCTTCGCGTTTTTCATCGACACCGACCTGCCGCCCGTGCTCACCCTCGTGCCCGTCGGCCTCGGCTTCGGCACGCTCGCGGTCATGATCGTGCAGGCGATCGCGGCGCTCGCGGTGGTCGTGTACTTCCGCAGGACGCGGGATCCGCGGTGGATGACGACGTTCTTGGCACCCGGGATCGGCTTCCTGGCGCTCCTGACCTTCAGCATCATGGCGCTCGTGAACTTCGACCTCGTCGCCGGCTCGGACGCGGTGTACGTGATGGTGCTGCCGTGGGTGCTCGTCGTGGCGATCGTCGGCGGGCTCATCTTCGCGGCGTACCTGCGGGCCAAGCGCCCGAAGGACTACGCTGCGCTCGAGCAGGATCTCGAGAACTTCACCGAACTGCCGGACTGA
- a CDS encoding helix-turn-helix domain-containing protein → MRNSIEAASTVMRTDDFDLYQQTVDHSFVPLKITPDAHHRFSASMRGVDADDVAFTEVAALPQLVERTPENISRGGSGYYKVSLLLAGSSILIQDGREVVMKPGDISFYDTSQPYSLLFDEQFRNLIMMFPKSRLDFPAHVTESLTAVSLGDQHPLAHVVAEFISRASPHLHLLSGPARAKLAHSSLELLNSTLSAVFDVDAPPHDPHQALLQKITGYIEQHLGSPRLSPDAIAAAHYVSTRHLHALFRETGTTVSTWIKERRLERCRLDLVDPAFAHLGVAAVAANRGFVDAAHFSRSFRAAYGMSPTELRRAV, encoded by the coding sequence ATGCGCAATTCGATCGAAGCGGCGTCAACGGTGATGCGCACTGATGACTTCGACCTGTATCAGCAGACCGTCGATCACTCGTTCGTCCCGCTGAAGATCACGCCCGACGCGCACCACCGCTTCTCGGCCTCGATGCGCGGCGTGGACGCCGACGACGTCGCCTTCACGGAGGTGGCGGCCCTCCCCCAGCTCGTGGAGCGCACGCCGGAGAACATCTCCCGCGGCGGCAGCGGGTACTACAAGGTCAGCCTGCTGCTCGCCGGCTCGAGCATCCTGATCCAGGACGGCCGCGAGGTCGTCATGAAGCCCGGCGACATCTCGTTCTACGACACCTCACAGCCCTACTCGCTCCTCTTCGACGAGCAGTTCCGGAACCTCATCATGATGTTCCCGAAGTCGCGGCTCGACTTCCCCGCGCACGTCACGGAGTCCCTGACCGCAGTGTCGCTCGGGGATCAGCACCCGCTCGCCCACGTCGTCGCCGAGTTCATCTCCCGCGCCTCTCCGCATCTGCACCTGCTCTCCGGACCGGCGCGGGCGAAGCTCGCCCACTCCAGCCTCGAGCTCCTGAACTCCACGCTCTCGGCCGTGTTCGACGTCGACGCACCGCCGCACGATCCGCACCAGGCGCTGCTGCAGAAGATCACCGGGTACATCGAGCAGCACCTGGGATCGCCCCGGCTGTCCCCCGACGCCATCGCGGCGGCCCACTACGTGTCGACGCGGCACCTGCACGCGCTCTTCCGCGAGACCGGCACCACGGTCTCCACCTGGATCAAGGAGCGGCGGCTCGAGCGGTGCCGTCTCGACCTCGTCGACCCGGCGTTCGCGCACCTCGGGGTCGCTGCGGTCGCGGCGAACCGCGGCTTCGTCGACGCCGCGCACTTCAGCCGCAGCTTCCGCGCGGCCTACGGCATGTCGCCGACCGAGTTGCGCCGCGCCGTCTGA
- the hpaD gene encoding 3,4-dihydroxyphenylacetate 2,3-dioxygenase yields MAKLNEHDKQSAGFWVTEEAPIHSDNPIPTATSEAPDILRCAYMELIVTDLAASREFYVDVLGLYVTTEDDEAIYLRSTEEFIHHNLVLRKGPVAAVAAFSYRVRTPQDLDKAVAFFEELGCEVRRNPNGFVKGIGDSVRVIDPLGFPYEFFYQTEHTERMSWRYDLHIPGELVRLDHFNQITPDVPRAVGYMQNLGFRVTEDIQDNEGTVYAAWMRRKPTVHDTAMTGGDGPRMHHVCFATHEKHNILAICDKLGSLRKSDSIERGPGRHGVSNAFYLYLRDPDGHRVEVYTQDYYTGDPDNPVVTWDVHDNQRRDWWGNPVVPSWYTDGSLVLDLDGNPQPIVARTDSSEMNVTIGADGFSYTREEDGDKGFKLGNTL; encoded by the coding sequence ATGGCAAAGCTCAACGAACACGACAAACAGTCCGCCGGCTTCTGGGTGACGGAGGAGGCGCCGATCCACTCGGACAACCCAATCCCGACCGCCACGTCGGAGGCCCCCGACATCCTCCGCTGCGCGTACATGGAGCTCATCGTCACGGACCTCGCGGCGTCCCGCGAGTTCTACGTCGACGTGCTCGGACTGTACGTCACGACCGAGGACGACGAGGCGATCTACCTCCGCTCGACCGAGGAGTTCATCCACCACAACCTCGTGCTCCGCAAGGGCCCCGTGGCGGCCGTGGCAGCCTTCTCCTACCGCGTCCGCACCCCGCAGGACCTCGACAAGGCCGTGGCCTTCTTCGAGGAGCTCGGCTGCGAGGTGCGGCGCAATCCGAACGGGTTCGTGAAGGGCATCGGCGACTCGGTGCGGGTCATCGATCCCCTCGGCTTCCCGTACGAGTTCTTCTATCAGACCGAGCACACCGAGCGGATGTCGTGGCGCTACGACCTGCACATCCCGGGTGAGCTCGTGCGGCTCGACCACTTCAACCAGATCACCCCGGACGTGCCGCGCGCCGTGGGGTACATGCAGAACCTCGGGTTCCGCGTGACCGAGGACATCCAGGACAACGAGGGCACGGTGTACGCCGCCTGGATGCGCCGCAAGCCCACCGTGCACGACACCGCGATGACGGGCGGCGACGGCCCGCGCATGCACCACGTGTGCTTCGCGACCCACGAGAAGCACAACATCCTCGCGATCTGCGACAAGCTCGGCTCGCTCCGCAAGTCGGACAGCATCGAGCGCGGTCCGGGCCGGCACGGCGTCTCGAACGCCTTCTACCTGTACCTGCGCGATCCCGACGGCCACCGCGTCGAGGTCTACACCCAGGACTACTACACCGGCGATCCCGACAACCCGGTCGTCACCTGGGACGTACACGACAACCAGCGTCGCGACTGGTGGGGCAACCCGGTGGTGCCCTCCTGGTACACCGACGGCTCGCTCGTGCTCGATCTCGACGGCAACCCGCAGCCGATCGTGGCGCGCACGGACAGCTCCGAGATGAACGTGACCATCGGCGCCGACGGGTTCTCCTACACCCGCGAAGAGGACGGCGACAAGGGCTTCAAGCTCGGCAACACGCTGTAG
- a CDS encoding GntR family transcriptional regulator: MSVESKSEQAYRLIRGRIDDGQYVPGYRLVLAPIANELGMSVVPVREAIRRLEAEQLVTFERNVGAQVALIKETEYLHTMQTLALVEGAATALAAPDISEDQIRRARAVNQTMRETLDAFDPQRFTALNLEFHSVLFESCPNPHILDLVHRGWNRMKVLRNSSFSFVPGRAQESVDEHERILDLIERRAPVAEIESVARAHRTATLDAVLAYSDEHRHGDAHQHGEAHRSTAA, from the coding sequence ATGAGCGTCGAGTCCAAGTCGGAGCAGGCGTACCGCCTGATCCGCGGCCGCATCGACGACGGGCAGTACGTGCCCGGGTACCGCCTCGTGCTCGCGCCGATCGCGAACGAGCTCGGCATGTCAGTCGTACCGGTGCGCGAGGCGATCCGGCGCCTGGAGGCCGAGCAGCTCGTCACCTTCGAGCGCAACGTCGGCGCCCAGGTCGCTCTCATCAAGGAGACCGAGTACCTGCACACCATGCAGACGCTCGCGCTCGTCGAGGGCGCCGCGACGGCACTCGCCGCCCCCGATATCTCCGAGGATCAGATCCGGCGGGCGCGCGCGGTCAACCAGACCATGCGCGAGACCCTCGACGCGTTCGATCCGCAGCGCTTCACTGCCCTCAACCTCGAGTTCCACAGCGTGCTCTTCGAGAGCTGCCCGAATCCGCACATCCTCGATCTCGTCCACCGCGGCTGGAATCGCATGAAGGTCCTCCGCAATTCCTCGTTCAGCTTCGTCCCGGGGCGTGCGCAGGAGTCGGTCGACGAGCACGAGCGGATCCTCGATCTCATCGAGCGCCGCGCGCCGGTCGCCGAGATCGAGTCCGTTGCCCGCGCGCACCGCACCGCGACGCTCGATGCGGTGCTCGCCTACTCCGACGAGCACCGGCACGGCGACGCGCACCAGCACGGCGAGGCGCACCGCAGCACCGCCGCCTGA
- a CDS encoding methyltransferase, translating to MTATPSPVDDTTTAADAYRLATGGTRMRYAGDYRNARQLLSAIARRIPDGTSSRRKSRRSGSAPAPTTAERFYAYRQARTHRARVLSMLLVPVVPGNAGHSGPRVDLRHSPDISDAWLHAFGPLEQPTLVSLQELLGAIGAEEWRRNGVFVDALDARIHPHYGTFAPVRGEYLDLVARADLPGHARAFDIGTGTGVLAAILARRGIREVIGTDTQQRAIACATENFAALGLAGRARAVPQDLFPEGRADVVVCNPPWLPGTPQTLLDHAIYDPRSAMLRAFLCELPAHLSPGGEGWLVLSDLAERLGLRSRQDLQQWIADAGLHVVGRDDTVPTHGRASDSDDPFHAERSAEVTTLWRLGARP from the coding sequence ATGACTGCCACCCCGTCCCCGGTCGACGACACCACGACCGCCGCCGACGCGTACCGGCTGGCGACGGGCGGCACCCGGATGCGCTACGCCGGCGACTACCGAAACGCCCGCCAGCTGCTCAGCGCGATCGCTCGGCGGATCCCCGACGGCACCTCCTCGCGGAGGAAGAGCCGGCGCTCCGGCAGCGCGCCCGCCCCCACGACGGCCGAGCGCTTCTACGCGTATCGGCAAGCGCGCACCCACCGAGCCCGCGTGCTCTCGATGCTGCTGGTGCCCGTGGTGCCGGGGAATGCCGGACACAGCGGACCGCGCGTCGACCTCCGCCACAGCCCCGACATCAGCGATGCCTGGCTGCACGCCTTCGGCCCGCTCGAGCAGCCGACGCTGGTGAGCCTGCAAGAGCTATTGGGGGCGATCGGGGCCGAGGAGTGGCGCCGCAACGGGGTGTTCGTCGACGCCCTCGACGCCAGGATCCACCCGCACTACGGCACCTTTGCCCCCGTGCGCGGCGAGTACCTCGACCTCGTGGCCCGGGCCGACCTCCCCGGTCACGCGCGCGCCTTCGACATCGGCACCGGCACCGGAGTGCTCGCGGCGATCCTGGCGCGGCGCGGGATCCGCGAGGTGATCGGCACGGACACCCAGCAGCGGGCCATCGCCTGCGCCACCGAGAACTTCGCCGCGCTCGGGCTGGCGGGCCGGGCGCGCGCCGTACCGCAGGATCTGTTCCCCGAGGGCCGCGCCGACGTGGTCGTGTGCAATCCGCCGTGGCTGCCGGGCACCCCGCAGACCCTCCTCGACCACGCGATCTACGACCCGAGGTCGGCGATGCTGCGGGCATTCCTGTGCGAGCTGCCCGCCCACCTCAGCCCGGGCGGCGAGGGCTGGCTGGTGCTGTCGGATCTCGCCGAGCGCCTCGGGCTCCGGAGCCGGCAGGATCTGCAGCAGTGGATCGCCGACGCCGGCCTGCACGTGGTGGGTCGGGACGACACCGTCCCGACCCACGGTCGCGCATCCGACTCCGACGACCCGTTCCACGCGGAGCGCTCAGCCGAGGTCACGACCCTGTGGAGGCTGGGCGCGCGGCCCTGA